Proteins encoded within one genomic window of Geotalea daltonii FRC-32:
- the hslO gene encoding Hsp33 family molecular chaperone HslO codes for MPVSDYLVRIISKNGKVRALACLTTELVNELCRRHDTWPTASAALGRALTGGALFGALLKTGQRVALKFEGNGPLQKILVEGDSNGAVRGCVGAPHVHLPEKNGKLDVAGALGRAGFLTVTKDLGLKEPYRGTVQLFSSEIAEDLALYLTESEQIPSAIGLGVYVEPDNSVAAAGGFLIQALPPADDAAVDTLMDRLAKLPPISELLRNGSKPEELLALLFADIPYDILERRALAFDCSCSRQKIERVLLSLGREELSDILEKQEQVTVDCEFCRESYIFDRKALELLLAELTDSASSK; via the coding sequence ATGCCTGTGAGTGATTATCTGGTGAGGATTATCAGCAAAAACGGCAAGGTGCGGGCGCTGGCCTGCCTCACCACCGAGCTGGTCAACGAGCTTTGCCGCCGGCATGACACCTGGCCGACAGCTTCCGCTGCCTTGGGGCGAGCACTGACCGGCGGAGCACTTTTCGGTGCGCTGCTGAAGACGGGTCAACGGGTGGCACTCAAGTTCGAAGGCAATGGACCGCTGCAGAAGATCCTGGTCGAAGGGGACAGTAACGGCGCCGTTCGCGGCTGTGTAGGCGCTCCACATGTACATCTGCCGGAAAAGAACGGTAAGCTGGATGTGGCCGGAGCCTTGGGTCGTGCCGGATTTCTCACTGTCACTAAGGACCTTGGGCTCAAGGAGCCCTATCGGGGCACCGTCCAACTTTTCTCCAGCGAAATTGCCGAAGATCTGGCACTCTATCTGACCGAATCGGAGCAGATACCCTCGGCAATCGGTCTGGGTGTCTACGTGGAACCCGACAACAGTGTGGCTGCGGCCGGAGGATTTCTCATCCAGGCACTTCCACCGGCCGATGATGCTGCAGTCGATACCCTGATGGACCGCCTAGCCAAACTGCCCCCCATAAGTGAGCTGCTGCGCAACGGCAGCAAGCCGGAAGAACTGCTGGCCTTGCTTTTTGCAGATATTCCCTACGACATCCTGGAGAGGCGTGCCCTGGCCTTCGACTGCTCCTGCAGCCGGCAAAAAATTGAACGGGTGCTGCTCTCCCTTGGTCGGGAGGAGCTATCAGACATACTTGAAAAACAGGAACAGGTAACGGTGGATTGTGAATTCTGCCGCGAGAGCTATATCTTTGATCGGAAGGCTCTGGAGCTTCTGCTGGCGGAATTGACCGATTCCGCATCATCAAAATAA
- the hemE gene encoding uroporphyrinogen decarboxylase: MNTRFLDACWGKPVDRTPVWLMRQAGRYLPDYMRVRSKCTFLELCKTPELAAEVTIQPVDILGVDAAILFSDILTPVEPMGMALDFVPGPVFEHPIRTMADVEKLRIPQMEQDVPYVLETIKILRRELANKVPLIGFGGAPFTLACYMVEGKGSKDWATIKRMMYAAPEVYAALMEKVTMMDMEYLNAQIKAGAQAIQIFDTWGGVLSPSDYEKFVLPYTTKLINGLNRQNVPVIHFVKGAGTMLDTVKKAGGDVMGLDWHTNLGKARDILGSMAVQGNLDPTVLFAPNDVIEKEVKRVLDENGGRSGHIFNLGHGILPTVPPENAIHMVECVHRLSQQ, encoded by the coding sequence ATGAATACACGTTTTTTGGATGCCTGCTGGGGCAAGCCTGTCGACCGGACACCGGTGTGGCTTATGCGCCAGGCGGGCCGCTACCTGCCCGATTATATGCGGGTGCGCAGCAAGTGCACCTTTTTGGAACTGTGCAAAACCCCGGAACTGGCCGCTGAAGTGACCATCCAGCCGGTGGATATTCTCGGCGTCGATGCCGCGATTCTCTTTTCCGATATCCTTACTCCGGTGGAGCCCATGGGCATGGCCCTGGATTTCGTCCCTGGCCCGGTGTTCGAACACCCGATCAGGACAATGGCTGACGTGGAAAAGCTGCGTATCCCCCAGATGGAGCAGGATGTTCCCTACGTGCTGGAAACAATCAAGATCCTTCGCCGCGAGCTGGCCAACAAGGTGCCCCTGATCGGCTTCGGCGGTGCTCCCTTCACCCTCGCCTGCTACATGGTGGAAGGCAAAGGCTCCAAGGACTGGGCCACCATCAAGCGGATGATGTATGCTGCCCCTGAGGTCTATGCGGCTCTCATGGAAAAAGTGACCATGATGGACATGGAGTACCTCAATGCCCAGATAAAGGCCGGTGCCCAAGCCATCCAGATTTTCGATACCTGGGGAGGCGTTCTGTCCCCATCCGACTACGAAAAATTCGTTCTTCCCTACACCACCAAGCTGATCAACGGCCTCAACCGGCAAAACGTTCCGGTTATCCACTTTGTCAAGGGAGCCGGCACCATGCTCGACACCGTCAAAAAGGCGGGGGGGGATGTGATGGGCCTCGACTGGCACACAAATCTGGGAAAAGCCCGGGACATTCTCGGTAGCATGGCCGTTCAGGGGAACCTGGATCCCACCGTGCTGTTTGCGCCTAATGATGTCATCGAAAAAGAGGTCAAACGGGTGCTGGATGAGAACGGCGGACGCTCCGGCCATATCTTCAATCTTGGACATGGAATTTTACCGACGGTACCGCCGGAGAACGCCATCCACATGGTGGAATGCGTACACCGTCTTTCGCAGCAATAA
- a CDS encoding DUF2127 domain-containing protein: MTKPEMHDKAGGADILALLHGGKASVRAVAILEATKGLLVVLVGFGLFALIHRDVQAIAEEVVRAVHLNPASHLPRVFLDAMASVNDAKLWVMAASAMAYAIIRFIEAYGLWQQQMWAIWFGILTGCLYLPVEVYELFLSTSLLKILMLALNLLIVFWLALVRWQATHRGSN; encoded by the coding sequence GTGACAAAGCCTGAAATGCATGACAAAGCAGGTGGCGCAGACATCCTGGCTCTTCTCCATGGCGGCAAGGCCAGCGTGAGGGCTGTCGCTATTCTTGAGGCAACAAAAGGGCTATTGGTGGTTCTGGTCGGCTTCGGCCTTTTCGCCTTGATTCATCGTGATGTTCAGGCAATTGCCGAAGAGGTGGTCCGTGCCGTGCACCTGAACCCGGCCAGTCACCTGCCGAGGGTTTTTCTTGATGCCATGGCCTCGGTCAATGATGCCAAATTGTGGGTCATGGCGGCGTCAGCCATGGCATATGCGATCATCAGGTTCATCGAAGCCTATGGGCTATGGCAACAGCAGATGTGGGCCATATGGTTCGGCATTCTCACCGGCTGCCTCTATCTGCCTGTGGAAGTCTATGAGCTTTTCCTTTCCACTTCACTCCTCAAAATCCTCATGCTTGCCCTCAACCTTCTCATCGTGTTCTGGCTGGCTCTCGTGCGCTGGCAAGCGACCCATAGGGGCAGCAATTGA
- a CDS encoding radical SAM/SPASM domain-containing protein, translating into MAEEFIPKWIAWETTQKCNLKCVHCRCSSDLTSSEGDFTTDEGKKLLKEIADFSKPVVVLSGGEPLMRQDIFELAGYGTSLGLRMCMATNGALVTDEVCQKMKEADIKMVSLSLDGSTAAVHDNFRQCPGAFDGVVRAAELFRKHGQKFLINSSFTKRNQNDIANTFKVAKSLGATAWYMFMIVPTGRGEEIMNELISKEDYEEILDWHYQQEKMEDDILMRPTCAPHYYRIVPQKAKAEGSSFERRSLTFSTGGGKGCIAAQTICLIDCFGNVKPCSYFHRTAGNVKETPFREIWESSQIFKELRNFKDYKGKCGQCEYLNVCGGCRARADAVYGDYMAEEPFCNYVPIRIQKQSEKK; encoded by the coding sequence ATGGCTGAAGAATTCATCCCTAAATGGATTGCCTGGGAAACAACCCAGAAATGCAACCTTAAATGCGTACATTGCCGCTGTTCATCTGATCTTACCTCGTCGGAAGGTGACTTTACCACCGACGAAGGAAAGAAACTTTTAAAGGAAATAGCAGACTTTTCCAAGCCGGTTGTTGTTCTTTCCGGCGGCGAACCTTTGATGCGCCAGGACATTTTCGAGCTGGCGGGGTATGGCACCTCCCTGGGCCTGCGCATGTGCATGGCGACCAATGGCGCCCTGGTGACCGATGAAGTCTGCCAGAAGATGAAAGAGGCGGACATCAAGATGGTCTCCCTTTCCCTGGACGGCTCAACCGCAGCGGTACACGATAACTTCCGCCAGTGCCCCGGCGCCTTTGACGGTGTCGTCAGGGCGGCAGAGCTGTTTCGCAAGCATGGGCAAAAGTTCCTCATCAATTCCTCCTTCACCAAGCGCAACCAGAATGATATTGCCAACACCTTCAAGGTGGCAAAATCTCTGGGCGCCACTGCCTGGTACATGTTCATGATCGTTCCTACCGGCCGCGGCGAGGAAATCATGAATGAGCTGATTTCCAAGGAAGACTACGAGGAAATCCTGGACTGGCACTATCAGCAGGAGAAGATGGAGGATGACATCCTCATGCGTCCCACCTGCGCTCCCCATTACTATCGCATTGTCCCTCAAAAGGCCAAGGCCGAAGGCTCCAGTTTCGAGCGCCGCAGCCTGACTTTCTCCACCGGCGGTGGCAAGGGATGCATCGCCGCCCAGACCATCTGCCTCATCGACTGCTTCGGCAACGTCAAGCCCTGCTCCTATTTCCACCGCACCGCCGGCAATGTTAAAGAAACGCCATTCCGTGAAATATGGGAAAGCTCCCAGATCTTCAAGGAGCTGCGTAATTTCAAGGACTACAAGGGCAAATGTGGCCAGTGCGAGTATCTGAACGTCTGCGGCGGGTGCCGGGCCAGGGCTGATGCGGTCTACGGCGACTACATGGCAGAAGAGCCGTTCTGCAACTACGTGCCGATCAGGATTCAGAAGCAGTCCGAAAAAAAATAA
- a CDS encoding ATP-binding protein codes for MPEQIRILILEDSEEDAVLLVRELKKGGMDLSHERIDTPTALERALVQRTWDIIIADYRMPGFNAVEALEILRGTDMDIPFIILSGKIGEDLAVAAMKAGANDYVMKSNLSRLVPAIQRELREAEERKRRREAEEALKNQFRQITAIFDSMNAMVSVADMESHELLFMNRFGGKLAGGEWKGKKSHEVLNYDQSLCTKETLLRDGEPQPPFVWEYQNPISGRWYQCIDKAIYWPDGRLVRLQIAVDISERKEIEQMKDEMISAVSHEMRTPLTAMLGFTEYLLENEVDPSQLKNYLNTIYKETARLKELIGNFLDLQQINARMTTYRMHPLDVCLLIKDAAGLFALDYDSGRLVVQCPRNIPPLQGDEARLHQVLTNLISNGLKYSQAPARVTVGAEAEGDQVVVWVKDEGCGIPPELQEKIFEKFYRIDNTDRRHIGGTGLGLALVREIVAAHGGRVWVTSEVGRGSTFFISLPTAG; via the coding sequence GTGCCTGAACAGATCCGCATACTGATACTGGAGGATTCGGAAGAAGATGCAGTCCTCCTGGTCCGTGAGCTCAAAAAGGGGGGCATGGACCTGTCCCATGAAAGGATCGACACCCCAACCGCCCTTGAAAGGGCGTTAGTGCAAAGGACCTGGGATATTATCATTGCCGATTACCGCATGCCCGGTTTCAATGCTGTCGAGGCCCTGGAAATCCTCAGGGGAACCGACATGGATATCCCCTTCATCATCCTGTCTGGCAAGATAGGTGAAGATCTGGCCGTTGCCGCCATGAAAGCTGGCGCCAACGATTATGTCATGAAGAGCAACCTGTCGCGGCTGGTGCCGGCTATCCAGCGGGAATTACGGGAAGCAGAGGAAAGGAAACGGCGGCGGGAAGCGGAAGAGGCACTTAAGAATCAGTTCCGGCAGATTACCGCCATTTTCGATTCGATGAATGCCATGGTTTCTGTGGCTGATATGGAAAGTCACGAACTGTTGTTCATGAACCGTTTCGGCGGCAAACTGGCAGGGGGGGAATGGAAAGGGAAGAAGAGCCATGAAGTCCTGAACTATGACCAGTCCCTCTGTACCAAGGAGACGCTTTTGCGGGACGGTGAGCCTCAGCCACCTTTTGTCTGGGAATACCAGAACCCCATCTCCGGCAGGTGGTATCAGTGTATAGACAAGGCGATTTACTGGCCGGATGGCAGGCTGGTCAGGCTGCAGATAGCAGTGGATATCAGCGAGCGCAAAGAGATTGAACAGATGAAGGACGAGATGATATCGGCGGTAAGTCATGAAATGCGCACTCCCTTGACCGCCATGCTCGGCTTTACCGAATATCTGCTGGAAAATGAGGTCGATCCGTCGCAGCTGAAGAATTACCTGAATACCATCTATAAGGAAACGGCCCGGCTTAAAGAGCTGATCGGCAACTTTCTCGACCTGCAGCAGATTAATGCCAGGATGACAACTTACCGGATGCACCCGCTGGATGTCTGTCTTCTCATCAAGGATGCTGCCGGGCTGTTTGCACTGGATTATGACAGCGGGCGGCTGGTCGTCCAGTGCCCCCGGAATATTCCGCCACTTCAGGGTGACGAGGCGCGGCTTCACCAGGTACTGACCAACCTCATTTCCAATGGCCTGAAGTATTCCCAGGCACCAGCCAGGGTGACGGTCGGGGCTGAAGCGGAGGGAGACCAGGTTGTCGTGTGGGTGAAGGATGAGGGCTGTGGCATTCCGCCAGAGTTGCAGGAAAAGATTTTCGAGAAGTTTTACCGCATAGATAATACTGACCGGCGCCACATAGGTGGCACCGGCCTTGGACTGGCATTGGTTCGGGAGATCGTCGCCGCCCATGGTGGACGGGTCTGGGTGACCAGCGAGGTAGGCAGGGGGAGCACCTTCTTCATCAGCCTTCCCACCGCCGGGTGA
- a CDS encoding peptidase U32 family protein, with translation MSFVEKTRKKPELLSPAGSLEAFFAAMEKGADAVYAGLQDFSARAKAKNFSLSQMERMLAYAHSMGRRVYVTINTLVKESELPRLVEVLASLEEMRVDGVILQDMATARLIRNFFPGIPLHASTQMTIHNSLGVKQLEKFGFQRVVLARELHLDEIRAIADSTTAEIECFIHGALCFSFSGQCYFSSFLGGHSGNRGRCAQPCRRQYTYRGKEGYYFSTNDFSSIDLLPQLVDAGVSSLKIEGRMKSAEYVASVVGAYRQVLDAPERKRAEAVAAAKELLKLSFGRVPTKGFLASHQPTDIATPSLKGATGRFLGAIKSIQGNRITFETKDKLHVGDRIRVQPKSDMAGRAFTIKELYLGKQQVKQAHEKALVSTPSPFPFKIGDTVFKVSSETAFTMSESACLKKLDAVKGDKLPCKLQLAMVDHNLRIEAMVAGKNECLEFPLGQLEEARTTDMEAVLTAQFNKTGDTAFTLASLAAPGFPAVLIPPVKLKEIRREFYRRLAEKVAGELKAHTRGHRKAALQALAGRKAAKEASREELTVRLEHIRDYHLLHQNGIDSLIMPVSRANMHQVPLFVRKLKAREQQVIWQLPFIIFEADIPFFREAVTTLTSLGFRRFEATNLSHFELLSGHAVEISTDYRLFSLNSQALLAWQELGASAATLYIEDDAENMAELLAADVPIKRRVIAYCGVPAITSKIRIKDVRNDVPVVSDRNDGYVVTNRDGLTVVTPNVMFSLTAFKGKLKEMGCSSFILDLSQISSADYGRIINAFDRGVELNGTSDFNFNRGLV, from the coding sequence ATGTCTTTTGTAGAAAAAACAAGAAAAAAGCCCGAGCTGCTCTCTCCCGCCGGCTCACTGGAAGCATTTTTCGCCGCCATGGAAAAAGGCGCTGATGCCGTTTATGCCGGGCTGCAAGACTTTTCCGCCCGGGCCAAAGCGAAGAATTTTTCCCTTTCCCAGATGGAGCGGATGCTTGCCTATGCCCACAGCATGGGACGCAGAGTTTATGTCACCATCAACACCCTGGTCAAGGAATCAGAGCTGCCGCGCCTGGTGGAAGTGCTTGCCTCCCTGGAAGAAATGCGGGTCGACGGGGTCATCCTGCAGGATATGGCCACGGCCCGCCTGATCAGGAATTTCTTCCCCGGCATTCCGCTCCATGCCTCCACCCAGATGACCATTCACAATTCCCTGGGGGTGAAGCAACTGGAAAAATTCGGTTTCCAGCGAGTGGTGCTGGCCCGTGAGCTGCACCTGGACGAGATCAGGGCCATCGCCGACTCTACCACCGCAGAAATTGAATGCTTCATTCACGGTGCCCTCTGCTTCTCCTTCTCCGGGCAATGCTACTTCTCTTCGTTTCTTGGCGGCCACAGCGGCAACCGGGGACGTTGCGCCCAGCCTTGCCGCCGTCAGTATACCTACCGTGGCAAGGAGGGCTACTACTTCTCCACCAACGATTTCTCCAGCATCGATTTGCTCCCCCAGCTCGTGGACGCAGGCGTCTCTTCCCTGAAGATCGAAGGCAGGATGAAATCCGCCGAATACGTGGCCAGTGTCGTCGGCGCTTACCGGCAGGTTCTGGATGCCCCTGAACGGAAACGAGCCGAGGCGGTGGCCGCGGCCAAGGAACTCCTGAAGCTCTCTTTCGGCCGGGTGCCAACCAAGGGCTTTCTCGCCTCCCATCAGCCGACCGATATCGCCACCCCTTCCCTGAAAGGCGCTACCGGCCGGTTCCTCGGCGCCATCAAATCCATTCAGGGTAACCGCATCACCTTTGAAACAAAGGACAAGCTGCACGTGGGGGACCGCATCCGGGTACAACCCAAAAGCGATATGGCTGGCCGCGCCTTTACCATCAAGGAACTTTACCTTGGCAAACAACAGGTCAAACAGGCCCACGAAAAAGCTCTGGTTTCCACGCCATCGCCATTTCCCTTCAAGATCGGGGACACAGTGTTCAAGGTCTCATCGGAAACGGCCTTCACCATGAGCGAAAGCGCCTGCCTGAAAAAACTGGATGCCGTCAAGGGGGACAAGCTGCCCTGCAAACTGCAACTGGCGATGGTCGACCATAATTTGCGCATCGAGGCGATGGTTGCTGGAAAGAATGAATGTCTGGAATTTCCTCTGGGACAACTGGAAGAGGCTCGCACCACCGACATGGAGGCCGTGCTTACTGCCCAATTCAACAAGACAGGTGATACTGCCTTCACCCTCGCCTCGTTGGCCGCACCCGGATTCCCGGCCGTGCTCATCCCTCCGGTTAAGCTAAAGGAAATTCGCCGGGAATTCTACCGCCGGCTCGCCGAAAAGGTGGCAGGGGAGTTGAAGGCGCATACCCGCGGCCACCGCAAAGCTGCACTTCAAGCCCTGGCCGGCAGGAAGGCTGCCAAAGAAGCAAGTCGGGAGGAACTCACTGTCCGCCTTGAGCATATCCGTGACTACCATCTGCTCCACCAGAACGGAATCGACTCACTGATCATGCCGGTGTCCAGGGCTAACATGCATCAGGTGCCACTGTTTGTCCGCAAGCTTAAGGCGCGGGAACAGCAGGTAATCTGGCAGCTTCCCTTTATCATTTTCGAAGCGGATATACCCTTTTTTCGTGAAGCCGTCACCACCTTGACAAGCCTTGGTTTCCGCCGCTTCGAGGCAACGAATCTTTCCCATTTCGAGCTGCTTTCAGGCCATGCTGTGGAGATTTCCACCGATTACCGGCTTTTCTCCCTTAACAGCCAGGCGCTGCTGGCATGGCAGGAATTGGGTGCCAGCGCGGCAACACTTTATATCGAGGACGATGCGGAAAATATGGCGGAGCTATTGGCTGCCGATGTGCCAATCAAAAGGCGCGTCATCGCCTATTGCGGCGTCCCTGCCATCACCTCCAAAATCCGCATCAAGGATGTGCGCAACGATGTACCGGTGGTTTCCGACCGCAATGACGGCTACGTGGTGACAAACAGGGATGGTCTTACAGTAGTTACGCCAAATGTCATGTTTTCCCTGACCGCATTCAAGGGAAAACTAAAGGAGATGGGATGCAGCTCCTTCATTCTCGACCTTTCCCAGATCTCTTCCGCCGACTATGGCAGGATCATCAATGCCTTCGACAGGGGAGTGGAACTGAACGGAACGTCCGATTTCAACTTCAACCGCGGCCTTGTCTGA
- a CDS encoding nitric-oxide reductase large subunit has product MKISDRKMLLSPLWLQTAIVTFLLGFAVLGYLALRVSTDHPPIPRQVLSADGSTLFTGEDIISGQQIFQKYGLMQYGTIYGHGAYLGPDFTAQYLHHQGMEMLSFYRGQGLSDAEARERIRRELKANLYDLNTGTLKYTKGQDQAFGTMVDFYRDWFGTSGNSKGLRRPAITNEGEIKRLTAFFSWAAWTSAAVRPDASYSYTNNWPADPLAGNEPTAQALLWSVLSLAALLGGTGVVLFLFGRYKWLGWHGEEERLSERRFIMPDEVRLTPAQRATAWYFLVVAGLFLCQGLLGGVNAHYHVESEGFFGLKLDQWLPYNLSRMWHVQLALFFVASSFLAMGIFLAPMIARREPRHQDKLALLLFGALVVVVVGSLAGEAASIKDYIGLNGPWFWIGSQGWEYLDLGRLWQMLLTMGMFLWLVILVRGLKDTLQEEHPGNMPWLFLYSALSIPLFYAVGMAFSKSSNFAVIDFWRFWVVHLWVEDFLELFTTIMVAYIFVLLGVVRARVANIIIYMDIILYSIGGVIGTMHHLYFSGAPAIHMALGAFFSAMEVIPLVLLTYEAWRFMQLGAAGGEKSMFATPSSQFPHKWAVMFLIAVGFWNFLGAGVFGFLINLPIVSYYEIGTQWTANHGHGALMGVYGMLAMGFFMFVARYFIPRDRASELAMRSSFWSMNIGLAWMLFINLFPVGVLQLNDALTYSYWHARAPEFFQQPLVRVFEWLRFPGDAIFIVGGIFPVVYLAVRMFINRNRPGGHGWQEEGEFTRLAGGENLKA; this is encoded by the coding sequence ATGAAAATCTCAGACAGGAAGATGCTGTTGTCCCCCTTATGGCTTCAGACAGCCATAGTCACCTTTCTTCTCGGCTTTGCCGTGCTTGGCTACCTTGCCTTGCGCGTCAGCACCGACCACCCACCAATCCCGCGTCAGGTGCTGTCTGCCGATGGGAGTACCCTGTTTACCGGTGAAGACATCATTAGTGGTCAACAGATCTTCCAGAAATATGGTCTCATGCAATACGGCACCATTTATGGCCATGGCGCTTACCTGGGCCCTGATTTCACCGCCCAGTATCTCCACCATCAAGGTATGGAGATGCTTTCCTTCTATCGCGGGCAGGGGCTTTCCGATGCAGAGGCGCGGGAGCGGATACGTCGGGAGCTGAAGGCGAACCTCTACGATCTGAACACAGGGACATTGAAATATACCAAGGGGCAGGACCAGGCCTTCGGAACCATGGTGGATTTCTACCGTGACTGGTTCGGCACTTCAGGCAACAGCAAGGGCTTGCGCCGACCGGCCATCACCAACGAGGGAGAAATAAAGAGGCTGACCGCTTTCTTTTCCTGGGCGGCATGGACAAGTGCCGCCGTGCGCCCCGACGCCTCATATTCCTATACCAACAACTGGCCGGCCGACCCCCTTGCCGGAAACGAGCCGACAGCGCAGGCCCTTCTCTGGAGTGTCCTCAGCCTGGCCGCGCTCCTTGGCGGCACCGGGGTGGTGCTGTTTCTCTTCGGCCGTTATAAATGGCTTGGCTGGCATGGAGAGGAAGAGCGATTGTCAGAGCGCCGTTTTATAATGCCGGACGAGGTGCGGTTGACACCGGCGCAACGGGCAACTGCCTGGTATTTCTTGGTCGTGGCCGGCCTTTTTCTTTGTCAGGGTCTACTCGGTGGCGTCAATGCCCACTATCATGTGGAATCAGAAGGATTTTTTGGCCTGAAGCTCGACCAATGGCTTCCCTACAACCTGTCACGCATGTGGCACGTGCAACTTGCCCTCTTTTTTGTTGCCTCAAGTTTTTTGGCCATGGGTATTTTTCTCGCACCGATGATTGCCCGCCGCGAGCCCAGGCACCAGGACAAACTTGCCCTGCTCCTTTTTGGGGCATTGGTTGTGGTGGTGGTTGGCAGCCTGGCAGGCGAGGCAGCCAGTATCAAGGATTATATAGGCCTGAATGGACCCTGGTTCTGGATCGGGTCTCAAGGATGGGAGTACCTGGACCTGGGGCGGTTGTGGCAGATGCTGCTGACCATGGGCATGTTTCTCTGGCTGGTTATTCTGGTGCGTGGGCTCAAGGATACACTCCAGGAGGAGCATCCGGGCAACATGCCCTGGCTCTTTCTCTACAGTGCCCTTTCCATCCCGCTCTTCTATGCGGTAGGGATGGCTTTCAGCAAGAGCAGCAATTTTGCCGTCATCGACTTCTGGCGTTTCTGGGTGGTGCATCTGTGGGTGGAGGATTTTCTCGAACTGTTCACCACCATCATGGTCGCCTATATTTTTGTCCTGCTGGGGGTGGTGCGGGCCAGGGTGGCGAATATCATCATCTATATGGATATCATCCTCTATTCAATTGGCGGTGTCATCGGCACCATGCACCATCTCTATTTCAGCGGTGCACCGGCCATACACATGGCGCTGGGCGCGTTTTTCTCGGCCATGGAGGTCATTCCGCTGGTACTCCTAACCTACGAGGCCTGGCGCTTCATGCAGCTGGGGGCCGCGGGGGGCGAGAAGTCCATGTTTGCAACCCCCAGCAGCCAATTTCCACACAAATGGGCGGTCATGTTCCTCATTGCAGTCGGCTTCTGGAACTTTCTGGGGGCCGGAGTCTTCGGTTTCCTCATCAACCTGCCCATCGTCAGCTATTACGAGATCGGTACCCAATGGACAGCCAATCACGGGCATGGGGCGCTGATGGGTGTTTACGGCATGCTGGCAATGGGGTTTTTCATGTTCGTAGCACGGTACTTCATTCCCCGTGACCGTGCCAGCGAGCTGGCAATGAGATCCTCTTTCTGGAGTATGAACATCGGGCTTGCCTGGATGCTCTTCATCAACCTCTTCCCAGTTGGCGTGCTCCAGCTGAATGATGCCCTCACCTACTCCTACTGGCACGCCAGAGCTCCAGAGTTTTTTCAGCAGCCATTGGTCAGGGTTTTTGAATGGCTTCGCTTTCCCGGTGATGCAATCTTCATTGTTGGCGGTATCTTCCCGGTCGTCTACCTTGCGGTGCGGATGTTTATCAACAGAAACAGGCCGGGGGGCCATGGGTGGCAGGAAGAAGGTGAATTTACAAGACTTGCCGGAGGCGAAAATTTAAAAGCTTGA